A section of the Virgibacillus sp. NKC19-3 genome encodes:
- a CDS encoding O-acetyl-ADP-ribose deacetylase → MKMTINENEFELIVGDITKQHTDAIVNAANGTLLGGGGVDGAIHQAAGKELLEACRKVRADDLDGAYLPTGDVVLTKGYNLPAAHVIHTVGPVWNNNTTNNEELLADCYRHALDLAMEKELKSISFPSISTGVYRFPVELAAKVATGTIIDFLSRHSFGLVRMTLFSEADYKVYKQEMEKQRRN, encoded by the coding sequence ATGAAAATGACAATCAACGAAAACGAGTTTGAACTAATCGTGGGAGATATCACCAAACAGCATACAGATGCTATTGTCAATGCAGCAAACGGCACACTTCTTGGTGGCGGCGGGGTAGATGGCGCGATACATCAAGCAGCAGGAAAGGAATTGCTTGAGGCATGCAGGAAAGTTCGTGCCGATGATTTAGATGGTGCATATTTGCCCACGGGCGACGTAGTGCTAACCAAAGGATATAACCTGCCCGCTGCGCATGTCATTCATACGGTTGGTCCTGTCTGGAATAACAATACCACAAATAACGAGGAGCTGCTGGCAGATTGCTATCGCCATGCACTTGATCTCGCAATGGAAAAGGAGCTGAAAAGCATTTCTTTCCCTTCGATTTCAACAGGCGTGTATCGGTTTCCGGTGGAGTTAGCGGCAAAAGTTGCTACAGGTACCATCATCGATTTTTTAAGCCGCCATTCTTTTGGCCTAGTTAGAATGACCTTGTTTTCGGAAGCGGATTATAAGGTTTACAAACAGGAGATGGAAAAACAACGTAGGAATTAG
- a CDS encoding YhgE/Pip domain-containing protein: protein MKNSWNIFKNDGKNVGTNWVAAILIGGLILLPSLYAWLNIKAAWDPYGQTDQIPIGVVDEDVGSNVRDEDINVGDELVDTLKDNDSMDWQFTDRDTAMENLEYGDYFAVIIIPENFSENLSTVASGQPEKANVEYYVNEKLNAIAPKMTDQGASVIVDQVSSNFIATVNGVIFDLFNNIGIELENDLPDIENFENYIFETEEQLPQVHELLNDTLTDATNAEDVIDRAQGLIPEVERVTDEGLGTIDETTSFLTDAEDRLNEMAPQIEEDLERVQGIATNTNNFIQDIQLTEFDFSNGEQLTDQINTDVNEAIQTIETVEDGLQQLQEQNNQEPLNEDNESNDEDESNEDNESNGKDDSNEDNELNEERIDQALEQLADLKTQLENVQAQSESVDAFIDEKRDEVETVVGDLQERAEETSENIDAFVKEYKETIEPTVMEEVAQAKTTLADARGILVEIQDTIPEVEGILDSTDDNLAEGKGTLESVLGEYPYVYSKVTELADRIRNLQDETDINEIIQLLQNDPEAESGFFEEPVELSENKVFPVTNYGTGMTPFYTILAIWVGGLLLISLLATEPHDAETFTMRENYFGRLMTFAGIGLLQTLVVTSGDIFLLGVEFAHPGWFIVFGLFISLVFMSIIYTVVSVFGDVGKAMAIVLLVLQIAGSGGTYPVILLPEFFQMISPFLPFTYAVDLMREALGGIIWTKVAYDLAVLSMFGIGFILIGAFLKKPINKQTKKLVEKSKETGLFH, encoded by the coding sequence ATGAAAAATAGCTGGAATATATTTAAGAATGATGGAAAAAACGTAGGAACCAACTGGGTGGCAGCTATTTTAATTGGCGGATTGATTTTATTACCATCATTATACGCATGGCTTAATATCAAGGCGGCGTGGGATCCCTACGGACAAACGGATCAAATACCCATCGGTGTGGTAGATGAAGATGTGGGATCTAACGTTCGGGATGAAGATATAAATGTCGGTGATGAGTTAGTAGATACATTAAAAGATAACGATTCAATGGATTGGCAGTTCACTGATCGGGATACGGCAATGGAAAATTTGGAGTATGGTGATTATTTTGCGGTTATTATTATCCCTGAAAATTTTTCCGAAAATCTTTCTACAGTAGCCAGTGGTCAACCGGAGAAGGCAAACGTAGAATATTATGTAAATGAGAAATTAAACGCCATCGCACCAAAGATGACGGATCAAGGGGCAAGTGTGATTGTCGACCAGGTAAGCAGTAATTTCATAGCCACTGTCAATGGTGTCATTTTTGATTTGTTCAATAATATAGGAATAGAGTTGGAAAATGATTTACCGGATATCGAAAACTTTGAGAATTATATTTTTGAAACTGAAGAGCAATTGCCGCAGGTCCATGAATTATTAAATGACACATTAACAGATGCAACGAATGCGGAGGATGTCATTGATAGGGCCCAAGGTTTAATTCCCGAAGTCGAACGCGTTACAGATGAGGGCCTGGGAACCATTGATGAGACGACGTCGTTTTTGACAGATGCGGAAGATCGTTTGAACGAAATGGCGCCTCAAATCGAAGAGGACCTTGAACGGGTACAAGGTATTGCAACGAATACGAATAATTTTATTCAGGATATTCAATTAACGGAGTTTGATTTTAGTAACGGGGAGCAGCTTACCGACCAAATTAATACAGATGTAAATGAGGCTATTCAAACGATTGAAACAGTGGAAGATGGCCTGCAGCAGCTTCAGGAACAAAATAATCAAGAACCATTAAATGAAGATAACGAATCAAATGATGAAGATGAATCGAACGAGGATAATGAATCAAATGGAAAAGACGATTCGAATGAAGATAACGAATTAAATGAAGAGCGTATTGATCAGGCGCTTGAGCAATTAGCGGATTTAAAGACACAGTTGGAAAATGTGCAAGCCCAGAGCGAATCGGTTGATGCGTTTATTGATGAAAAAAGGGATGAAGTTGAAACAGTAGTTGGGGATCTTCAAGAGCGAGCAGAGGAAACGTCGGAGAATATTGATGCCTTTGTAAAAGAGTACAAGGAAACCATTGAACCAACGGTCATGGAGGAAGTGGCTCAGGCTAAAACAACCTTAGCTGATGCGAGAGGAATTTTGGTGGAAATTCAGGACACCATTCCGGAAGTGGAAGGGATTCTGGACAGTACAGATGATAATCTGGCAGAAGGTAAGGGGACGTTAGAGTCCGTGCTTGGAGAGTACCCATATGTGTATAGTAAGGTGACAGAGCTAGCGGATAGAATACGCAACCTTCAGGATGAAACAGACATTAATGAGATCATTCAATTATTGCAAAATGATCCGGAAGCGGAAAGCGGATTTTTTGAGGAACCAGTTGAACTGAGTGAGAATAAGGTTTTCCCCGTTACGAATTATGGTACAGGGATGACACCTTTCTATACGATATTAGCGATATGGGTTGGTGGATTATTACTTATTTCTCTATTGGCTACAGAGCCGCATGATGCGGAAACGTTCACCATGAGGGAAAACTATTTTGGTCGATTGATGACCTTTGCCGGTATTGGTTTATTGCAGACATTGGTTGTAACTTCAGGGGACATTTTCCTGTTGGGTGTGGAGTTTGCCCATCCTGGATGGTTCATTGTGTTTGGACTGTTTATCAGTCTTGTCTTTATGTCCATTATCTATACGGTAGTATCTGTGTTTGGTGATGTAGGAAAAGCAATGGCTATTGTGTTACTTGTCTTACAAATTGCCGGTTCAGGTGGTACGTATCCGGTTATCTTGTTACCTGAGTTCTTCCAAATGATCAGCCCATTCCTTCCATTCACGTATGCTGTTGACTTGATGCGGGAAGCTTTGGGTGGAATTATATGGACCAAAGTGGCATATGACCTAGCAGTATTATCGATGTTTGGTATAGGATTTATCCTTATTGGTGCCTTCTTAAAGAAACCCATTAACAAGCAAACCAAAAAGTTAGTGGAAAAATCGAAAGAAACAGGGCTATTTCATTGA
- a CDS encoding ketopantoate reductase family protein translates to MRIVVIGAGALGVYFGARWIEAGEDVTFLVREKRAAQIREHGIKINSPYGDYIVENPKIVTDPGEIEAVDLVFVSVKGYHLQGTLEHLEALTAKGAYVLPVLNGMEHIRILQDTLGKASVIGGLSFIFATLNEQGHVVHSGDAHQLIFGPLEDSQKDLCRQIEEIAEPAVMDSRNSMDISWELWRKYMFINALSGVTTATNLTIGPIRENEETFHIVEMLLHEMKLLANRYDARLTDAEVEAAKQNISKLDPDATSSMHKDRRKGLTLEVDHLHAGAVRLAEAVDLDVPYIRAILGVIKPFENA, encoded by the coding sequence ATGCGAATCGTTGTCATAGGTGCAGGTGCATTAGGGGTTTATTTTGGGGCACGCTGGATAGAAGCAGGGGAAGATGTAACATTTTTAGTCAGGGAAAAAAGAGCAGCGCAAATTAGGGAACATGGGATCAAGATCAATAGTCCATACGGCGATTATATCGTGGAAAACCCGAAGATCGTAACAGATCCTGGGGAGATTGAGGCTGTCGATCTTGTATTCGTAAGTGTCAAAGGCTATCATCTGCAAGGCACGCTTGAACATTTAGAAGCATTAACGGCTAAAGGGGCCTATGTGTTGCCGGTATTAAATGGTATGGAACATATTCGAATTTTACAGGATACGCTAGGCAAGGCATCTGTTATCGGCGGCTTGTCGTTCATTTTTGCAACCTTAAATGAACAGGGCCATGTGGTGCATTCCGGTGATGCACATCAACTGATCTTTGGTCCACTGGAGGATTCTCAAAAGGATCTATGTAGGCAAATCGAGGAAATCGCCGAACCTGCTGTGATGGACAGCCGAAATAGTATGGATATTTCATGGGAACTTTGGAGAAAATATATGTTTATCAACGCATTATCAGGGGTGACAACGGCGACTAACTTAACCATCGGGCCGATTCGTGAAAACGAAGAAACGTTTCATATCGTGGAGATGCTTTTACATGAAATGAAGCTGTTGGCCAATAGGTATGACGCGAGGTTAACGGATGCAGAAGTGGAAGCAGCCAAACAGAATATAAGCAAATTGGACCCGGACGCTACATCTTCCATGCATAAAGATCGGCGAAAAGGCTTGACACTTGAAGTAGATCATTTGCACGCAGGAGCAGTGCGGCTGGCGGAGGCCGTTGATTTGGACGTTCCTTACATAAGGGCTATATTAGGAGTGATAAAGCCCTTTGAAAATGCATAA
- a CDS encoding TM2 domain-containing protein: MASVDTNRNLALAYILWFFLGQLGIHRFYTGRVGSGIAQLLLGLVGWGTTWLFIGWIPLVILWIWLFIDIFLIPGMCRNPR; the protein is encoded by the coding sequence ATGGCATCTGTAGATACAAACAGAAACCTTGCATTGGCATATATACTTTGGTTCTTCCTGGGTCAATTAGGCATTCACCGTTTTTATACCGGTCGTGTCGGATCGGGAATTGCTCAATTACTGCTCGGCCTAGTTGGATGGGGCACTACCTGGTTATTCATTGGTTGGATACCTCTTGTTATTCTTTGGATATGGCTATTCATAGATATTTTCCTCATACCAGGCATGTGTCGCAATCCACGTTAA
- a CDS encoding endonuclease III domain-containing protein, with protein MEHAYQRMYEKLYDYYGPQNWWPAETTFEMMIGAILVQNTNWRNVDKALHHLRPYLEPETMYRMPVEELAELIRSSGFFNIKAKRIKAFLGWFKDYHFEMDRMKRVDKSKLRRELLTINGIGRETADVMLLYACDKPIFVVDAYARRIFYRIGFNMPKTYDAFRKKVEENVSGDLRLYNEFHALIVEHAKTHCKHTPICEGCPLVAICDRRLE; from the coding sequence ATGGAACATGCATATCAACGGATGTATGAAAAACTGTACGACTATTATGGTCCGCAAAACTGGTGGCCTGCGGAGACAACGTTTGAGATGATGATTGGCGCTATCCTTGTGCAAAATACAAATTGGCGAAATGTGGACAAAGCACTTCATCATTTGCGGCCTTATCTGGAACCTGAGACAATGTATCGCATGCCTGTGGAGGAACTTGCCGAGCTGATTCGCTCCAGCGGTTTCTTTAATATAAAGGCAAAGCGAATCAAGGCATTTTTGGGATGGTTCAAAGACTATCATTTTGAGATGGATCGCATGAAACGCGTGGACAAGTCAAAACTGCGCCGGGAATTATTAACGATCAATGGCATTGGTAGAGAGACCGCAGATGTGATGCTTTTATATGCATGTGATAAGCCGATTTTCGTTGTGGATGCTTATGCACGGCGGATTTTCTACCGGATTGGGTTTAATATGCCGAAAACGTATGATGCATTTCGGAAAAAGGTAGAGGAAAACGTATCCGGTGACCTCAGGCTGTATAATGAATTTCATGCACTTATAGTAGAACATGCGAAAACCCATTGTAAGCATACACCGATATGTGAAGGCTGCCCATTGGTTGCTATTTGTGACCGGAGGCTGGAATGA
- a CDS encoding methylated-DNA--[protein]-cysteine S-methyltransferase, with protein sequence MSYKREAYYGKINSRDWSLYLVATENGLCFVGSPNEAFDEVKNWFTKKRPEATLIEDWDKVATYAEELVEYFNGERQAFDVSVDFMGTTFQESVWTELQHIPYGEKWTYTDIAENIGKPNAVRAVGAAIGANPVMIVVPCHRVVGKNGEMTGFRGGIPTKERLLELENS encoded by the coding sequence ATGTCATATAAAAGGGAAGCATATTATGGGAAGATCAATTCCCGTGACTGGTCGCTTTATCTAGTAGCAACGGAAAATGGGCTTTGCTTTGTCGGCTCGCCAAATGAAGCGTTTGATGAAGTGAAAAACTGGTTTACGAAAAAAAGGCCAGAAGCAACACTAATTGAAGATTGGGATAAAGTAGCAACGTATGCGGAAGAATTGGTGGAATATTTTAATGGGGAACGGCAAGCCTTTGACGTCTCGGTAGATTTTATGGGCACAACTTTTCAGGAAAGCGTATGGACAGAGCTACAACATATTCCATACGGTGAAAAGTGGACATATACCGATATAGCTGAAAACATTGGCAAACCAAATGCCGTGCGTGCTGTTGGCGCGGCCATCGGTGCCAATCCTGTGATGATTGTTGTACCATGTCACCGAGTTGTTGGAAAAAACGGGGAAATGACAGGGTTTCGCGGGGGTATTCCAACGAAGGAGCGCTTGCTGGAGCTGGAAAATAGCTGA
- a CDS encoding Cof-type HAD-IIB family hydrolase, with protein MKLIATDLDGTLLNEQGEVSKENAQAIKKAIAGGLAFVVATGRSHGAASKPLQEVGITCPIISMNGARTYTSDKQVVRSVPLDIEMVRSIQDVCLKADMYLEFFTNHGIYSTSREYFVEVMMDVMKSANPEMSEAEIRKRAENRMQEERVAFIDNYDDLYTMENLEIFKILGFSLEKERLDIVRGQFLREDAVTVTSSGAINLEFNHPKAQKGIALENLARSMGIDMKDVMALGDNLNDASMLHIAGRAVAMENAEEEIKEICTHRTKTNKEHGVAVAIKKMLGEANG; from the coding sequence ATGAAACTGATTGCAACAGACTTAGATGGTACTCTATTAAACGAACAAGGTGAGGTTAGTAAAGAGAATGCACAAGCAATTAAAAAAGCCATAGCTGGAGGCTTGGCGTTTGTTGTTGCCACCGGCCGGTCTCATGGTGCTGCAAGCAAACCGCTTCAGGAAGTAGGTATAACCTGCCCAATTATTTCCATGAATGGAGCAAGAACATATACTTCTGATAAACAAGTGGTAAGAAGTGTGCCGCTGGATATAGAAATGGTACGCAGCATTCAAGACGTTTGCCTGAAGGCGGATATGTACCTTGAATTTTTCACCAATCATGGTATCTATTCCACCAGCAGGGAGTATTTTGTGGAAGTTATGATGGATGTCATGAAATCAGCCAACCCGGAAATGTCTGAAGCGGAAATACGAAAGCGGGCAGAGAATCGTATGCAAGAGGAACGTGTCGCTTTCATTGATAATTATGATGATCTGTATACGATGGAAAACCTTGAAATTTTTAAAATCCTGGGCTTTTCGTTGGAAAAGGAACGATTGGATATAGTCCGGGGGCAATTTTTAAGGGAAGACGCGGTTACGGTTACATCCTCAGGTGCTATTAATCTTGAATTTAATCATCCAAAAGCGCAAAAAGGTATCGCCCTTGAGAACTTAGCGCGTAGCATGGGAATCGACATGAAAGATGTCATGGCACTAGGTGATAATTTGAATGACGCGAGCATGTTGCATATCGCCGGACGTGCTGTTGCGATGGAAAACGCCGAAGAGGAAATCAAGGAAATATGTACGCACCGGACGAAAACAAATAAGGAGCACGGTGTGGCTGTTGCTATCAAGAAGATGCTTGGAGAAGCTAATGGCTGA